A window of the Wolbachia endosymbiont (group A) of Pogonocherus hispidulus genome harbors these coding sequences:
- a CDS encoding phage terminase large subunit family protein, whose product MIYATSFSEGLKPDPQLKVSEWANEYRVLAPTAASEPGKWRTERTPYLKEIMDSLSPSSSAEKVVFMKGAQIGGTEAGNNWIGYIIDQTPGPMLVVQPTVEMGKRWSKGRFAPLIESTPCLKSKVKDPRSRDSGNTVQSKEFPGGIVVITGANSSVGLRSMPVKYLFLDEIDAYPGDSGGEGDPVLLSIARTNTFARRKIFLVSTPTIHGISRIEKEFEATDKRYFFVPCPHCNYYQVLKWSQIKWEDKNPNTAHYICIECGEKIENHQKTEMLDRGEWRPTNPIKGEKKGFHLSSLYSPVGWYSWQQAVEDFLHAKESEQLLKVWINTTLGETWIDKGEVPDWKQLFNRREFFPVGTVPRREVVLTAGVDVQKDRLEVEVVAWGRSRENWSIDYRVFEGDTGSGEVWGKLSELLNHHFIGENGLEYMISMMAVDAGYATQEVYNWVRGHQGSGRVMAVKGVNKALVPLSSPSRVDITVGGQKLKRGIKLWPVGVSILKSELFQLLNILKEEEGKALPGYCHFPEYAPEYFKQLTAEQLVSKVVKGYTKQEWQKVRERNEVLDCRIYARAASIALGVDRWPESKWNSLSEKPESKKPKKVRQSKWLNEK is encoded by the coding sequence AAAAGTAGTATTCATGAAAGGAGCACAGATTGGAGGAACAGAAGCTGGTAACAATTGGATAGGCTATATAATCGATCAAACACCAGGTCCAATGCTGGTAGTACAGCCAACAGTTGAAATGGGAAAACGTTGGTCAAAAGGAAGATTTGCGCCGTTAATAGAGAGTACACCATGTTTAAAAAGTAAAGTAAAAGACCCAAGATCAAGAGATTCAGGTAATACTGTGCAAAGTAAGGAATTTCCAGGTGGAATAGTAGTAATAACTGGAGCAAATAGTAGTGTGGGTCTCAGGTCTATGCCAGTAAAATATCTCTTTCTTGATGAAATAGATGCATATCCAGGAGATTCAGGAGGAGAAGGTGATCCAGTACTGCTAAGCATAGCCCGTACCAATACATTTGCACGGCGAAAGATTTTTTTAGTATCAACACCAACGATTCATGGAATAAGTAGAATTGAGAAGGAATTTGAAGCAACAGATAAGAGATATTTTTTTGTACCATGTCCGCATTGTAATTACTATCAAGTTCTAAAATGGTCACAAATAAAATGGGAAGATAAAAATCCAAATACAGCACACTATATATGTATAGAATGTGGTGAAAAGATAGAAAATCATCAAAAAACAGAGATGCTGGACCGTGGAGAATGGAGACCTACTAATCCAATAAAGGGTGAGAAAAAAGGATTTCATCTTTCAAGTCTTTATAGTCCAGTAGGCTGGTATAGTTGGCAACAAGCAGTAGAAGATTTTCTTCATGCCAAAGAAAGTGAACAATTACTAAAAGTTTGGATAAATACTACGCTTGGAGAAACTTGGATAGACAAAGGAGAAGTACCAGACTGGAAGCAATTATTTAACAGGAGAGAATTTTTTCCCGTAGGCACAGTACCTAGGAGAGAAGTGGTACTTACTGCAGGAGTAGATGTCCAAAAAGATCGTCTAGAGGTGGAAGTTGTAGCATGGGGAAGAAGCCGTGAAAATTGGTCAATAGACTATCGAGTATTTGAAGGAGATACAGGAAGTGGAGAAGTATGGGGAAAGCTTTCAGAATTACTCAATCACCATTTTATCGGTGAAAATGGTCTTGAATACATGATAAGTATGATGGCAGTAGATGCAGGATATGCAACACAAGAAGTATACAACTGGGTAAGAGGTCATCAAGGCTCTGGAAGAGTAATGGCAGTTAAAGGTGTAAATAAAGCACTAGTGCCACTTAGTAGCCCAAGTAGAGTAGATATAACAGTTGGTGGTCAAAAGCTAAAGAGAGGAATAAAGCTCTGGCCAGTAGGAGTATCGATATTAAAGTCAGAGCTTTTTCAACTACTTAATATTTTAAAAGAAGAAGAGGGAAAAGCTCTACCTGGATACTGTCATTTTCCGGAGTATGCACCTGAATATTTTAAGCAGCTAACGGCAGAACAATTAGTCAGCAAGGTAGTAAAAGGATATACCAAACAAGAGTGGCAAAAGGTAAGAGAAAGAAATGAAGTGCTAGATTGCCGAATTTATGCGAGAGCTGCATCAATAGCACTGGGAGTAGACAGATGGCCAGAGAGTAAATGGAATAGTTTAAGTGAAAAACCAGAAAGTAAAAAACCTAAAAAAGTGAGACAAAGCAAATGGTTGAATGAGAAGTAA
- a CDS encoding gpW family head-tail joining protein yields MYNEEYLVQVEEAIKKLQSGERVVSIAYGDHVVRYAEVQINDLLNLRQRIKAELKVAGVRPKRRIVIATSKGIDKIV; encoded by the coding sequence ATGTACAACGAAGAGTATTTAGTTCAAGTCGAAGAAGCGATAAAAAAACTGCAAAGCGGAGAGCGAGTAGTATCAATTGCATATGGTGACCATGTGGTAAGATATGCTGAAGTTCAGATAAATGACTTGCTGAATCTACGGCAACGTATTAAGGCTGAACTGAAAGTTGCAGGTGTGAGACCGAAGAGAAGAATTGTGATTGCGACAAGTAAGGGGATTGACAAAATTGTGTAA
- a CDS encoding type II toxin-antitoxin system RelE family toxin — protein sequence MKYSIIYSEKVLEKDFLTLPPTIRSRIRRAIDERLTIDPINLGKPLSGRLVGSKRLRVGNYRVIYKIAKLEYTVIITEIGHRDTIYKR from the coding sequence GTGAAATACAGTATTATCTATTCGGAAAAGGTTCTTGAGAAAGATTTCCTTACTTTACCACCAACAATAAGATCAAGAATTAGAAGAGCTATAGACGAGCGTCTTACAATTGATCCGATTAATCTTGGTAAACCATTAAGTGGTAGGTTAGTAGGGAGTAAGAGACTAAGGGTAGGTAATTACAGGGTTATTTACAAAATAGCTAAACTAGAATATACAGTAATTATCACCGAAATAGGACATAGAGATACAATTTATAAAAGATAG